Proteins encoded by one window of Melospiza melodia melodia isolate bMelMel2 chromosome 9, bMelMel2.pri, whole genome shotgun sequence:
- the LOC134421714 gene encoding tetra-peptide repeat homeobox protein 1-like, whose amino-acid sequence MGHGHSRPHAGTRGQPAPREDTGTAGPKRGHGDSRPQERTRAQPAPREDTGTAGPNMGHGHSRPQERTRAQLAPRGDTGTAGPKRGHGGQPAPREDTGTAGPNMGHGHSRPHAGTRAQPAPRGDTGIAGPNMGHGHSRPLAGTLPPAPHCAFGLLLHPPAALGISPWPSPPQVRVARVTPWSGDNPGRGPAQPGPAAGGMSGDNPGWVPAQSGPAAGGMSGDNPGRGPAQSGPAAGGMSGDNPGRGPAQSGPAAGGMSGDNPGRGPAQPQPAAGGMSGADPAPVPRRGASRSCRLPAQQRMLQPCLRGASATVRGYGLCDGYFNT is encoded by the coding sequence ATGGGACACGGGCACAGCCGGCCCCacgcggggacacggggacagccggCCCCAAGAGAGGACACGGGCACAGCCGGCCCCAAGagaggacacggggacagccggCCCCAAGAGAGGACACGGGCACAGCCGGCCCCAAGAGAGGACACGGGCACAGCCGGCCCCAATATGGGACACGGGCACAGCCGGCCCCAAGAGAGAACACGGGCACAGCTGGCCCCACGCGGAGACACGGGGACAGCCGGCCCCAAGAGAGGACACGGGGGACAGCCGGCCCCAAGAGAGGACACGGGCACAGCCGGCCCCAATATGGGACACGGGCACAGCCGGCCCCACGCGGGGACACGGGCACAGCCGGCCCCACGCGGGGACACGGGCATAGCCGGCCCCAATATGGGACACGGGCACAGCCGGCCCCTCGCAGGGACACTGCCACCCGCGCCCCACTGCGCCTTTGGGCTGCTCCTGCACCCTCCGGCAGCCCTGGGGATATCGCCGTGGCCGTCACCCCCGCAGGTCCGTGTGGCGCGGGTGACACCCTGGAGCGGGGACAATCCCGGCCGGGGACCCGCACAGCCCGGGCCCGCAGCCGGCGGGATGAGCGGGGACAATCCCGGCTGGGTACCCGCACAATCCGGGCCCGCAGCCGGAGGGATGAGCGGGGACAATCCCGGCCGGGGACCCGCACAATCCGGGCCCGCAGCCGGAGGGATGAGCGGGGACAATCCCGGCCGGGGACCCGCACAATCCGGGCCCGCAGCCGGCGGGATGAGCGGGGACAATCCCGGCCGGGGACCCGCACAGCCCCAGCCCGCAGCCGGCGGGATGAGCGGCGCTGACCCCGCTCCGGTCCCTCGCCGCGGTGCCTCACGCTCCTGTCGCCTACCCGCGCAACAAAGgatgctgcagccctgcctgcgTGGGGCTTCTGCAACAGTCAGGGGCTATGGGCTGTGTGATGGCTACTTCAATACCTAA